The following are encoded in a window of Candidatus Fluviicola riflensis genomic DNA:
- a CDS encoding tRNA dihydrouridine synthase DusB — protein MVKIRDIELGEFPLLLAPMEDVSDPPFRALCKQHGADLMYTEFISSEGLIRDAIKSRQKLDIFDYEKPIGIQIFGGDEEAMAMSAKIVDATQPDLLDINFGCPVKKVVCKGAGAGVLKDIDLMVRLTKACINSTNLPVTVKTRLGWDDSTINIMEVAERLQDIGIEALSIHGRTRSQMYKGEADWKFIAEVKNNPRIHIPIFGNGDIDTPEKALEYRNRYGVDGIMIGRAAIGYPWIFNEVKHFMATGEHLPAPSIAQRVQAAKDHLEMSVRWKGEKLGIAEMKRHYTNYFKGISHFKEYRGKLVTSFDLDEIRDLLSYVAEHEDEFVFA, from the coding sequence ATGGTAAAAATCCGGGATATCGAATTGGGAGAATTCCCACTGTTGCTGGCACCAATGGAAGACGTGAGTGATCCGCCTTTCAGGGCTTTGTGTAAACAGCATGGAGCCGATTTGATGTACACCGAATTTATTTCGTCCGAAGGATTGATCCGTGATGCGATTAAGAGTCGTCAGAAACTCGATATTTTCGACTACGAAAAACCAATCGGCATTCAGATTTTTGGTGGCGATGAAGAAGCGATGGCGATGTCTGCAAAAATCGTTGATGCCACACAACCTGATTTACTGGATATTAATTTCGGTTGTCCGGTAAAGAAAGTAGTATGCAAAGGTGCCGGAGCTGGCGTTTTGAAAGATATCGACCTGATGGTGCGCCTGACGAAAGCCTGCATCAACAGCACCAATCTGCCAGTGACCGTAAAAACCCGTTTGGGTTGGGACGATTCCACAATCAATATCATGGAAGTCGCCGAGCGTTTGCAGGATATCGGAATTGAAGCACTGAGCATTCACGGGCGAACGCGTTCGCAGATGTACAAAGGTGAAGCTGATTGGAAATTTATTGCCGAGGTCAAAAACAATCCTCGTATTCATATTCCGATTTTCGGAAACGGCGATATCGATACCCCCGAAAAAGCGTTGGAATACAGAAATCGTTACGGTGTTGATGGCATTATGATTGGCCGTGCAGCTATCGGCTATCCATGGATTTTCAACGAAGTGAAACATTTTATGGCGACAGGCGAGCATTTGCCTGCCCCAAGTATTGCGCAGCGTGTTCAGGCAGCCAAGGATCACCTGGAAATGAGCGTTCGCTGGAAAGGTGAAAAACTCGGAATTGCCGAAATGAAACGTCATTACACCAATTATTTTAAGGGAATTTCGCATTTCAAGGAGTATCGTGGTAAACTCGTTACGTCATTCGATCTGGACGAAATCAGGGATTTGCTGAGCTATGTGGCAGAGCATGAGGACGAATTTGTGTTCGCTTAG
- a CDS encoding endonuclease → MRTYYVYILLCADQSYYTGVTNNLGRRFIEHATSRNPGSYTSSRLPVMIIYAEQFRNPFPAILREKQLKKWTRKKKEALIAGKLDELKSLAKKKSFSR, encoded by the coding sequence ATGCGAACCTATTACGTTTATATTCTTCTTTGTGCTGATCAATCCTATTACACTGGTGTTACCAATAATTTAGGCAGACGGTTTATTGAACATGCTACCTCAAGAAATCCGGGGAGTTATACTTCAAGCCGATTGCCTGTAATGATTATTTATGCTGAACAATTCAGGAATCCGTTTCCGGCAATTCTTCGCGAAAAACAACTCAAAAAATGGACCCGAAAGAAAAAAGAGGCCCTCATAGCAGGTAAGTTAGATGAACTGAAATCCTTAGCGAAGAAGAAAAGTTTTAGCAGGTAG
- a CDS encoding ATP-dependent DNA helicase RecG yields the protein MNDLLQTPIEFLKGVGPQRAQLLRAELGIATFGDLLYHFPFRYVDRSSYQLIKDVHLTDGFMQLKGTIIGVQESGIGKNKRLTARFQDESGVIELLWFQGFKWILPSLKPGVLLQVFGKPKQYGKGWNIPHPEITEWSKVDENTGWQPVYSSTEKLTSGGLHSRGIHKLINALLAQLGSHSLPDAIPVKLREELRLPEFARAIVSIHNPNDIPLAQLARTRFKLEELLHLQIELLLRKTITMQRTPGNVLTEVGEVFHNFYENHMPFPLTNAQKRVLKEIRKDMGSGIQMNRLLQGDVGSGKTVVALLTMLMGIGNGFQGAIMAPTEILANQHFIGIQELLANTDVKVALLTGSTKKAARRVLHEGLLNGEIHILVGTHALLEDIVQFNNLGIVVIDEQHRFGVAQRARMWKKNTVPPHVLIMTATPIPRTLAMTFYGDLDVSVIDELPPGRKPITTQHKYDKDRLVVFGFMRSEIAKGRQIYVVYPLIQESEKLDYANLMDGFESITRSFPLPEYKVSIVHGQMKPEDKDYEMRRFVQGDTQIMVATTVIEVGVNVPNASVMIIESAERFGLSQLHQLRGRVGRGAEQSFCILMSGDKLSRDSKKRISTMVRTNDGFEISEVDLELRGPGDLMGTQQSGDLDLRIADLAKDGPLVALARDKAREILQLDPRLERSEHYLLKKEALRRLKDKPNWAEIS from the coding sequence ATGAACGACTTGCTTCAAACCCCCATTGAATTTCTCAAAGGAGTCGGCCCCCAGCGGGCACAGCTCCTGCGTGCTGAATTGGGAATAGCAACCTTCGGCGATTTATTATACCATTTCCCTTTTCGTTACGTCGATCGTTCATCGTACCAACTTATAAAAGATGTACACCTGACTGACGGTTTCATGCAACTCAAAGGAACCATTATCGGTGTTCAGGAAAGCGGTATAGGTAAGAATAAACGACTTACTGCCCGATTTCAGGACGAAAGCGGTGTCATTGAACTTCTATGGTTCCAGGGATTCAAATGGATTCTTCCTTCCCTGAAGCCAGGTGTTTTACTACAGGTATTCGGTAAACCCAAACAATACGGCAAAGGCTGGAACATTCCTCATCCGGAAATTACCGAATGGTCGAAAGTAGATGAAAACACTGGCTGGCAACCCGTTTATTCGTCCACTGAAAAGCTGACTTCGGGTGGACTACATTCCCGGGGAATTCATAAACTCATCAACGCGTTATTGGCACAATTGGGAAGTCATTCTCTTCCGGATGCGATTCCGGTGAAGTTGCGGGAAGAATTGCGTTTACCCGAATTCGCCCGCGCCATTGTTTCTATTCACAATCCGAACGACATTCCGCTGGCACAATTGGCCCGCACCCGTTTTAAGCTGGAAGAACTCCTGCATTTGCAAATAGAACTCCTGCTCAGGAAAACAATTACCATGCAGCGCACCCCCGGAAACGTTTTAACGGAAGTGGGCGAGGTATTTCATAACTTCTACGAAAACCACATGCCGTTTCCGTTAACCAATGCACAGAAACGCGTACTGAAGGAAATTAGGAAAGATATGGGGTCCGGCATCCAGATGAACCGCCTACTGCAAGGCGATGTAGGGAGCGGAAAAACAGTTGTAGCATTATTGACTATGCTCATGGGAATTGGAAATGGCTTCCAGGGAGCGATCATGGCACCTACGGAAATCCTGGCCAATCAACATTTTATTGGAATTCAGGAATTACTTGCAAATACAGATGTTAAAGTTGCTTTACTGACAGGTTCTACCAAAAAAGCAGCGCGTCGTGTGCTGCACGAAGGTTTGCTCAATGGCGAAATCCATATTTTAGTCGGAACACACGCTTTACTGGAAGACATCGTTCAGTTCAACAACCTCGGAATTGTGGTCATAGACGAACAGCACCGGTTCGGAGTAGCGCAGCGTGCACGGATGTGGAAGAAAAATACCGTTCCGCCACATGTATTGATTATGACGGCAACACCTATTCCGCGAACGCTGGCTATGACCTTTTACGGCGATCTGGACGTGTCGGTGATCGATGAATTACCGCCGGGAAGAAAACCCATTACAACGCAGCATAAGTATGATAAGGACCGCCTGGTGGTATTCGGGTTTATGCGCAGCGAAATTGCCAAAGGCCGGCAGATTTATGTTGTCTATCCACTCATCCAGGAATCGGAGAAACTCGATTACGCCAATTTGATGGACGGTTTCGAATCCATTACGCGCTCATTTCCCTTGCCGGAATACAAAGTGAGCATCGTTCATGGGCAAATGAAACCAGAAGACAAAGACTACGAAATGCGCCGGTTTGTGCAGGGCGATACGCAAATCATGGTTGCTACAACGGTCATTGAAGTGGGCGTAAACGTTCCCAATGCCTCGGTGATGATCATTGAAAGCGCGGAACGGTTCGGGTTGTCGCAACTGCATCAACTACGCGGCAGAGTAGGCCGTGGCGCCGAACAATCGTTCTGTATCCTGATGTCAGGTGATAAACTTTCCCGCGATTCTAAAAAACGCATTTCCACGATGGTGCGCACCAACGACGGTTTTGAAATTTCGGAAGTCGACCTGGAACTGCGTGGCCCGGGTGATTTAATGGGAACACAGCAAAGCGGCGATCTCGATTTACGCATTGCCGACCTCGCAAAAGATGGTCCGCTGGTTGCCCTTGCGCGCGATAAAGCACGGGAGATCTTGCAGTTAGACCCACGCCTGGAACGTTCTGAACATTACCTGTTGAAAAAAGAAGCACTCCGCCGTTTAAAAGACAAGCCGAATTGGGCAGAAATTTCGTAA
- the tilS gene encoding tRNA lysidine(34) synthetase TilS produces MSVVTDTLRQFNWTDRHVLVACSGGVDSMVLLHGLLQIGLKPEVMHVNYGLRGADSDADEQLVTDFAHKHGLNLHVYKCPAELTQQPGINLQAAARTFRRNYFQEWTAQSPNHIVVLAHHANDQVETFFLQLYRGSGTFGLGGMHPERNQLVRPFLEIEKADLIAYALENNVQWREDKSNASSKYLRNLFRNELLPLLTTGNPDLNQSILLLMRLFRERQAEITAKIQEMSIRWKETGELTCESWLQLSEEEQVAFLHNSGLPLWSRNRFAELALGRTSARFFVGNNEVIKQDSQTIVQQQNTSDFPWDFKIEKIEILPLTFDKWTIYLDADRLSGELYLRVPEPEDRIDTVGLKGSQAVKAALKDFGIPVNKREYFPVLTDGKTVLWLPGIKVGRSALANQYSTTILKVSMNPFV; encoded by the coding sequence ATGTCAGTGGTAACGGACACATTACGGCAATTCAACTGGACGGACAGACACGTTTTGGTGGCCTGTAGCGGCGGTGTCGATAGCATGGTATTACTTCACGGTTTGCTGCAAATCGGATTGAAGCCCGAAGTCATGCACGTTAACTACGGTTTGCGGGGCGCCGACAGCGATGCCGATGAACAATTGGTAACGGATTTTGCTCACAAACACGGATTGAATCTTCATGTATATAAGTGCCCTGCTGAGCTGACACAACAACCGGGAATCAATCTACAGGCAGCGGCGCGTACATTCCGAAGAAACTATTTTCAGGAATGGACAGCCCAATCACCCAATCATATTGTGGTTTTGGCACATCACGCAAACGACCAGGTTGAAACCTTTTTCCTGCAATTGTATCGCGGAAGTGGCACTTTCGGTTTGGGTGGAATGCATCCGGAGCGAAACCAATTGGTACGGCCATTTTTAGAGATCGAAAAAGCAGATTTAATCGCATATGCACTGGAAAACAACGTGCAATGGCGTGAAGATAAAAGCAACGCTTCTTCCAAATACCTGCGCAACCTCTTCAGAAATGAGTTGTTGCCGTTACTAACGACTGGGAACCCTGACTTGAACCAAAGTATTCTGTTACTCATGCGGTTGTTTCGCGAACGGCAAGCAGAAATCACTGCTAAGATTCAGGAAATGAGTATTCGTTGGAAAGAAACCGGTGAACTCACTTGTGAATCCTGGTTGCAGCTGAGCGAAGAGGAACAGGTAGCTTTCCTGCATAACTCAGGACTTCCGCTTTGGTCGCGTAATCGTTTTGCCGAATTGGCCCTGGGAAGAACAAGCGCGCGTTTTTTTGTCGGAAATAACGAAGTGATAAAACAGGATTCACAGACAATCGTGCAGCAACAAAATACCAGTGATTTTCCTTGGGATTTCAAGATTGAAAAAATTGAAATCTTACCACTTACCTTTGATAAATGGACAATTTACCTGGACGCAGATCGCTTATCAGGCGAATTATACCTGCGTGTTCCCGAACCGGAAGACCGGATTGATACTGTTGGGCTGAAAGGAAGCCAAGCCGTAAAAGCGGCATTAAAAGACTTTGGTATTCCGGTCAACAAACGTGAATATTTTCCCGTTTTAACCGATGGAAAAACCGTTTTGTGGCTTCCGGGAATCAAAGTGGGGCGTTCCGCATTGGCAAATCAGTATTCCACTACGATTTTGAAAGTGAGCATGAATCCCTTTGTTTAA
- a CDS encoding glyoxalase — protein MKLGAFSISLSVKDLEVSKAFYENLGFTHFAGSMEQHYLIMKNENALIGLFQGMFEGNILTFNPGWDENAKNIEQFDDVRTIQQQLKSKGIAINGEVDEKASGPAGFMITDPDGNVVLIDQHR, from the coding sequence ATGAAATTAGGCGCATTTTCAATTAGTTTGAGTGTCAAAGACCTCGAGGTTTCAAAAGCATTTTACGAAAATCTTGGCTTTACGCATTTTGCCGGAAGCATGGAACAGCATTACCTCATCATGAAAAATGAGAATGCACTCATTGGGTTGTTCCAGGGAATGTTTGAAGGAAATATCCTGACGTTTAACCCGGGTTGGGATGAAAACGCCAAAAACATTGAGCAGTTCGACGATGTGCGGACAATTCAGCAGCAGCTGAAAAGTAAAGGTATTGCCATCAACGGTGAAGTTGACGAGAAAGCTTCGGGTCCGGCAGGTTTTATGATTACCGATCCGGATGGGAATGTGGTGTTGATTGACCAGCATCGATGA